A single window of Arvicola amphibius chromosome 15, mArvAmp1.2, whole genome shotgun sequence DNA harbors:
- the Adgrg5 gene encoding adhesion G-protein coupled receptor G5 isoform X1, with amino-acid sequence MDVHVSLFVCLCLLAAQSIPAETISELLTLMTHLERPRGRTSSSRVNPRHIHHLEQMLLNASFCGHNLTLQTNAIQSLVFKLGCSFPGLSLSSTTLPNVPQVRGSQGRPAGAYGQDLPPLLVPSPLFMLCPDLLGVAPSALLSGEQKEEAWAPHGMQFPAELTKDACVASQPAGLRLICIYFFTAAQLFQDDSNSSLLNNYVLGAQLDHRAVKNLQNPVNISFWHNRSLEGYTVTCVFWKEGAGQHSWGTWSPEGCYTEQPSPSQVLCRCNHLTYFAVLMQVSGDPVPAELRVPLEYISLVGCSISVVAALLTILLYAHSRKQSDSVTRIHMNLQGSVLLLNVSFLLSSQMALPTVPRSVCTVLAATLHYALLSCLTWIAIEGFNLYLLLGRVYNVYIHRYLLKLCVLGWGFPALLVLLLLVIKSSVYGPHMISFSKSQENGTGFQNVSMCWVRSPMVHNVLVMGYGGLTSLFNLVVLAWALRILCRLRARKKALSSWAYRDTVMVLGLTVLLGTTWALAFFSFGVFLLPQLFLFTIFNSLYGFFLFLWFCLQRHYSDAEAKAEMEAVSFSQTTH; translated from the exons ATGGATGTACACGTGTCCCTTTTcgtctgcctgtgcctcctggcTGCTCAAAGTATCCCAGCAG AAACAATATCAGAGCTACTGACCTTGATGACGCACCTGGAGCGGCCCAGAGGCCGGACCTCGTCTTCCAGAGTGAA TCCCAGGCATATCCATCACCTGGAGCAGATGTTGCTCAACGCCAGCTTCTGCGGGCACAACCTGACGCTGCAGACGAACGCCATCCAGTCTCTGGTCTTCAAGTTGGGTTGCAGCTTTCCTGGCCTTTCCCTGTCTAGTACCACCCTGCCAAATGTCCCCCAGGTCAGAGGCAGCCAGGGAAGGCCTGCAGGGGCTTACGGTCAAGATCTTCCCCCACTGCTGGTCCCCAGTCCCCTGTTCATGCTCTGTCCTGATCTGCTGGGAGTTGCCCCTTCTGCTTTGCTGTCTggagagcagaaagaggag GCCTGGGCCCCACATGGCATGCAATTTCCTGCTGAGCTGACCAAGGATGCCTGTGTGGCCTCCCAGCCTGCTGGGCTCCGACTCATCTGCATCTACTTCTTCACGGCGGCACAGCTCTTCCAG GATGACAGTAACTCATCCCTGCTCAATAACTATGTCCTGGGGGCCCAGCTGGATCACAGGGCTGTGAAAAACCTTCAGAATCCTGTCAACATCAGCTTCTGGCACAACCGAAGTCTG GAAGGGTACACTGTGACCTGTGTTTTCTGGAAGGAGGGAGCCGGCCAGCACAGCTGGGGGACCTGGAGCCCTGAGGGCTGCTATACAGAGCAGCCTTCACCCTCTCAGGTCCTCTGTCGCTGCAACCACCTCACCTACTTCGCAGTTCTCATG CAGGTCTCTGGAGATCCAGTGCCTGCTGAGCTACGAGTGCCTCTTGAATACATCTCCTTGGTGGGCTGCAGCATCTCTGTCGTGGCCGCGCTGCTCACCATACTACTGTACGCCCACTCCAG GAAGCAAAGTGACTCCGTCACACGTATCCACATGAACCTGCAGGGCTCTGTTCTGCTCCTGAATGTCAGCTTCCTTCTGAGCTCCCAGATGGCCCTGCCCACAGTGCCCAGGTCAGTGTGCACGGTGCTGGCTGCCACCCTCCACTATGCGCTGCTCAGCTGCCTTACCTGGATAGCCATTGAAGGTTTCAACCTCTACCTTCTCCTGGGGCGCGTCTACAATGTCTACATCCACCGATACTTGCTCAAGCTCTGCGTGCTGGGCTGGG GCTTTCCAGCCCTCTTGGTGCTGCTGCTTCTGGTGATCAAGAGCTCAGTGTATGGGCCCCACATGATCTCTTTCTCCAAAAGCCAGGAAAATGGCACAGGCTTCCAGAATGTGTccat GTGCTGGGTACGCAGTCCCATGGTACACAATGTCCTGGTCATGGGCTATGGTGGCCTCACATCTCTGTTTAACCTGGTGGTGCTGGCCTGGGCTCTGCGGATTTTGTGCAGGTTACGGGCGCGGAAGAAGGCTCTGAGCTCCTGGGCCTACCGGGACACCGTCATGGTGCTGGGCCTCACGGTGCTCCTGGGCACCACCTGGGCCCTGGCCTTCTTCTCCTTTggtgtcttcctgctgcctcagctctTCCTCTTCACCATCTTCAACTCGCTCTATG gtttcttcctcttcctgtggtTCTGTTTGCAAAGGCATTACTCAGACGCCGAAGCCaaggcagagatggaggcagTCAGCTTCTCCCAGACGACACATTAA
- the Adgrg5 gene encoding adhesion G-protein coupled receptor G5 isoform X2 → MDVHVSLFVCLCLLAAQSIPAETISELLTLMTHLERPRGRTSSSRVNPRHIHHLEQMLLNASFCGHNLTLQTNAIQSLVFKLGCSFPGLSLSSTTLPNVPQAWAPHGMQFPAELTKDACVASQPAGLRLICIYFFTAAQLFQDDSNSSLLNNYVLGAQLDHRAVKNLQNPVNISFWHNRSLEGYTVTCVFWKEGAGQHSWGTWSPEGCYTEQPSPSQVLCRCNHLTYFAVLMQVSGDPVPAELRVPLEYISLVGCSISVVAALLTILLYAHSRKQSDSVTRIHMNLQGSVLLLNVSFLLSSQMALPTVPRSVCTVLAATLHYALLSCLTWIAIEGFNLYLLLGRVYNVYIHRYLLKLCVLGWGFPALLVLLLLVIKSSVYGPHMISFSKSQENGTGFQNVSMCWVRSPMVHNVLVMGYGGLTSLFNLVVLAWALRILCRLRARKKALSSWAYRDTVMVLGLTVLLGTTWALAFFSFGVFLLPQLFLFTIFNSLYGFFLFLWFCLQRHYSDAEAKAEMEAVSFSQTTH, encoded by the exons ATGGATGTACACGTGTCCCTTTTcgtctgcctgtgcctcctggcTGCTCAAAGTATCCCAGCAG AAACAATATCAGAGCTACTGACCTTGATGACGCACCTGGAGCGGCCCAGAGGCCGGACCTCGTCTTCCAGAGTGAA TCCCAGGCATATCCATCACCTGGAGCAGATGTTGCTCAACGCCAGCTTCTGCGGGCACAACCTGACGCTGCAGACGAACGCCATCCAGTCTCTGGTCTTCAAGTTGGGTTGCAGCTTTCCTGGCCTTTCCCTGTCTAGTACCACCCTGCCAAATGTCCCCCAG GCCTGGGCCCCACATGGCATGCAATTTCCTGCTGAGCTGACCAAGGATGCCTGTGTGGCCTCCCAGCCTGCTGGGCTCCGACTCATCTGCATCTACTTCTTCACGGCGGCACAGCTCTTCCAG GATGACAGTAACTCATCCCTGCTCAATAACTATGTCCTGGGGGCCCAGCTGGATCACAGGGCTGTGAAAAACCTTCAGAATCCTGTCAACATCAGCTTCTGGCACAACCGAAGTCTG GAAGGGTACACTGTGACCTGTGTTTTCTGGAAGGAGGGAGCCGGCCAGCACAGCTGGGGGACCTGGAGCCCTGAGGGCTGCTATACAGAGCAGCCTTCACCCTCTCAGGTCCTCTGTCGCTGCAACCACCTCACCTACTTCGCAGTTCTCATG CAGGTCTCTGGAGATCCAGTGCCTGCTGAGCTACGAGTGCCTCTTGAATACATCTCCTTGGTGGGCTGCAGCATCTCTGTCGTGGCCGCGCTGCTCACCATACTACTGTACGCCCACTCCAG GAAGCAAAGTGACTCCGTCACACGTATCCACATGAACCTGCAGGGCTCTGTTCTGCTCCTGAATGTCAGCTTCCTTCTGAGCTCCCAGATGGCCCTGCCCACAGTGCCCAGGTCAGTGTGCACGGTGCTGGCTGCCACCCTCCACTATGCGCTGCTCAGCTGCCTTACCTGGATAGCCATTGAAGGTTTCAACCTCTACCTTCTCCTGGGGCGCGTCTACAATGTCTACATCCACCGATACTTGCTCAAGCTCTGCGTGCTGGGCTGGG GCTTTCCAGCCCTCTTGGTGCTGCTGCTTCTGGTGATCAAGAGCTCAGTGTATGGGCCCCACATGATCTCTTTCTCCAAAAGCCAGGAAAATGGCACAGGCTTCCAGAATGTGTccat GTGCTGGGTACGCAGTCCCATGGTACACAATGTCCTGGTCATGGGCTATGGTGGCCTCACATCTCTGTTTAACCTGGTGGTGCTGGCCTGGGCTCTGCGGATTTTGTGCAGGTTACGGGCGCGGAAGAAGGCTCTGAGCTCCTGGGCCTACCGGGACACCGTCATGGTGCTGGGCCTCACGGTGCTCCTGGGCACCACCTGGGCCCTGGCCTTCTTCTCCTTTggtgtcttcctgctgcctcagctctTCCTCTTCACCATCTTCAACTCGCTCTATG gtttcttcctcttcctgtggtTCTGTTTGCAAAGGCATTACTCAGACGCCGAAGCCaaggcagagatggaggcagTCAGCTTCTCCCAGACGACACATTAA